A genomic segment from Alistipes senegalensis JC50 encodes:
- a CDS encoding flavodoxin family protein: MKVVVINGSPRCDGLVSQLLGHVAGALPEGCEVETLFVRDMQVRPCTGCMKCRSLGRCVLPEDDAHRAAEAIRGADALIVGSPCYWGNMSGTLKVLFDRMVYAMMGERENGMPIPLHKGKRAVLVATCNTVYPFSVWFRQTTGVFRALREILKWSGFRIAGTLGRGGCRKHGVLTPREIGKCKKLAKKIC, translated from the coding sequence ATGAAAGTCGTCGTCATAAACGGAAGTCCCCGCTGCGACGGGCTGGTTTCGCAGCTGCTCGGCCATGTGGCCGGCGCTCTGCCCGAAGGGTGCGAAGTCGAGACGCTGTTCGTCCGCGACATGCAGGTCCGGCCCTGCACCGGGTGTATGAAATGCCGTTCGCTGGGGCGTTGCGTGCTGCCGGAGGACGACGCCCACCGCGCGGCGGAGGCGATTCGCGGGGCCGATGCCCTGATCGTCGGGTCGCCCTGCTATTGGGGCAACATGAGCGGGACGTTGAAGGTGCTGTTCGACCGGATGGTCTATGCGATGATGGGCGAGCGGGAGAACGGCATGCCGATTCCGCTGCACAAGGGCAAGCGGGCCGTGCTGGTCGCCACGTGCAATACGGTCTATCCGTTCAGCGTGTGGTTCCGCCAGACGACCGGCGTGTTCCGCGCATTGCGCGAGATATTGAAATGGAGCGGTTTCCGGATCGCCGGGACTTTGGGCCGGGGCGGATGCCGCAAACACGGGGTACTGACGCCCCGGGAGATTGGGAAATGTAAAAAACTGGCAAAGAAGATATGTTGA
- the sufB gene encoding Fe-S cluster assembly protein SufB, with amino-acid sequence MAEKEKDILENIGEQEYKYGFTSDIETETIGKGLSEEVVRLISAKKGEPEWMTERRVAAYRHWLTLEAPTWAHLTIPPIDFQEIIYYAAPKPKKQLGSMDEVDPELKRTFDKLGIPLEEQMALAGVAVDAVMDSVSVKTTFKETLAEKGIIFCSISEALRDFPELVKKYLGSVVPYTDNFYAALNAAVFSDGSFCYIPKGVRCPMELSTYFRINAAGTGQFERTLIVADEGAYVSYLEGCTAPQRDENQLHAAVVEIVVERDAEVKYSTVQNWYPGDRQGRGGVYNFVTKRGICRENARLSWTQVETGSAITWKYPSCILAGDNSVGEFYSVAMTNNFQQADTGTKMIHIGRNTRSRIVSKGISAGRSENSYRGMVRVAKGAENARNYSQCDSLLIGDKCGAHTFPVIDVRNRTGVVEHEATTSKISDDQLFYCNQRGLSTEDAVGLIVNGYAREVLSKLPMEFAVEAQKLLALQLEGSVG; translated from the coding sequence ATGGCAGAAAAAGAGAAAGACATACTGGAAAATATCGGAGAGCAGGAATACAAGTACGGCTTCACTTCGGACATCGAGACCGAAACCATCGGCAAAGGGCTTTCGGAGGAGGTCGTGCGGCTGATCTCCGCCAAAAAGGGCGAGCCGGAGTGGATGACCGAACGCCGTGTGGCGGCCTACCGCCATTGGCTGACGCTGGAGGCTCCGACGTGGGCCCACCTGACGATCCCGCCGATCGACTTTCAGGAGATCATCTACTATGCGGCTCCCAAGCCCAAGAAACAGCTCGGCTCGATGGACGAAGTCGATCCCGAGCTGAAACGCACGTTCGACAAACTGGGCATTCCGCTCGAAGAGCAGATGGCCCTGGCGGGCGTCGCGGTCGATGCCGTGATGGACTCCGTGTCGGTGAAGACCACCTTCAAGGAGACGCTGGCCGAAAAGGGTATCATCTTCTGTTCGATCTCCGAGGCGTTGCGCGACTTCCCCGAGCTGGTGAAAAAATACCTCGGGAGCGTCGTGCCCTATACCGACAACTTCTACGCCGCGCTGAACGCTGCGGTCTTTTCCGACGGTTCGTTCTGCTACATCCCCAAGGGGGTGCGTTGCCCGATGGAGCTTTCGACCTATTTCCGCATCAACGCCGCCGGCACGGGGCAGTTCGAACGCACGCTGATCGTGGCCGACGAGGGGGCCTACGTGAGCTACCTCGAAGGGTGCACCGCGCCCCAGCGCGACGAGAACCAGCTGCATGCCGCGGTGGTGGAGATCGTCGTCGAGCGGGACGCCGAGGTGAAATACTCCACCGTTCAGAACTGGTATCCCGGCGACCGGCAGGGTCGCGGCGGCGTCTATAATTTCGTGACCAAGCGCGGCATCTGCCGCGAGAACGCCCGGCTGTCGTGGACGCAGGTCGAGACCGGTTCGGCGATCACGTGGAAATACCCGAGCTGCATCCTCGCGGGCGACAACTCCGTCGGGGAGTTCTACTCGGTGGCCATGACCAACAATTTCCAGCAGGCCGACACGGGCACGAAGATGATCCATATCGGCCGCAACACCCGCAGCCGCATCGTCTCGAAAGGCATCTCCGCGGGCCGGAGCGAGAACTCCTACCGCGGAATGGTCCGCGTGGCGAAGGGGGCCGAGAACGCCCGCAACTACTCGCAGTGCGATTCGCTGCTGATCGGCGACAAGTGCGGGGCGCACACTTTCCCGGTGATCGACGTGCGCAACCGCACGGGCGTCGTGGAGCACGAGGCCACGACCTCGAAGATTTCCGACGACCAGCTCTTCTACTGCAACCAGCGGGGGCTTTCGACGGAGGACGCCGTGGGGCTGATCGTCAACGGCTATGCCCGCGAGGTGTTGTCGAAACTGCCGATGGAATTCGCCGTCGAGGCGCAGAAACTGCTGGCCTTGCAGCTGGAGGGATCGGTGGGATAG